AATATGGGTGCCTTGTGTTGACATATTGAGCACAAGGGAGGTGGGCCAGAAGGTGTATTTCGAGATAAAGATATAGCTTCCCTAACGTTTCCATTAAACTCTACATCACTTCTATGGCTTCCATGCTCGCTATCTCGATCAAGCTTAGAGAACCTCCTGAACATGTCTTGGGACGTCGAAGTTTGAGCTAATGAACTATATCTTTGTGAACTCTCTTCCCTGTTTTGAGATGATTGACAGCTTGATGTGATTAGGTCCACCATCCATGGTTGAAACCTTAAGctagatgacgatgatgatagATGCTCACTTTCAGAGTCTGAACTTGACTCTAGGTGATCTTGGTTCTGCTTTCCGGCTAACAATTTCTCCTTATTTAAGGAATTACTTCTTACCGGGATAATGAATGGTGATGTTCCCGGGTCAGAACTTGAAACTGATGAGGTTCCAGCTTCGGTTGCAGTAAAGACCTCAGGGCTACTTGTTGGAGTAACAACAGGTCCTCGAATTGAATCAAGAGACGAGCTTTTGTTTTTGGCTTGTTTTTCAGAAGATGGATTTGTTGAAGGCAATGGACAATCAgcttcatctttctttttaggTGATCCAACTAAATTCAGACGAAGAACTTTTGGCTGCGATTTCTTCATTATCACAATGTTGCATTGTAAGTCTTCCATACATCTTTTCTGTTCATGTTTCAGCTTTCTGAAAGATTCGTATACCATCAAAAAGTAAGCGAAAGAAAAACTCTAAAAAATCATAGGAATTTAAGTTAAGCATACTTGTCTAACACAACCCAGCTAGCATGAATTTTCTTGGCCTCTGCAGCTACTGCTCCACATGGTGATCCCggaacaatttttattttaacgtTTATCTACAACATTATTAGCACAAGAAGGATTTACATTCTTTATCAAAACGATAATTAAACATCAGGCAGTGAGTACTTTCTTGTGAGACGAGCAAACCTTATTTGGATCATAAACGTCATGAAGCTGAAGTATCATTTGAGAACAGGAATCCGTAATATCGATTTTTTGGTCTGAACTTGTTCCAACGTAAGACTTCCGGTGGCCACTAGCGCAGTCTCCGCTAAATCTTGGAAAACCCCATAGTTTTCTACCTACATTGGAATTTGGAGTGTATTACAAGGATGCTAAATACCATCTAATAACATGATTAACGTAACGATATAAACTAACCCATCAACACTTGTATCCATACCAGGATTCTACATCATAGAGCTTAATGTATTTAGGCGAACAAGTGAACTATGGTTATAAAATCATACCGAGAAAGCGACAATGTATCACAAAAATGTAGCATACCATTAGTTTGTGCAGGCAAGACCACAAGCAATGTAATGCAGTGCCCTGGTTGAACCACATGAGTCAAAGCCCAAACCAAAGCAGTCTTTGGAATTTCTTTAGATGCCTTAACAGCAACGACAACCTTCTCGGCCGCATCCAACCCCTTTCCCGGTTTACCCATATTGTCTTCTTTACTCATTGAAcccattatatataaatactttcaAAGATTCCTTTTCATCACTCCAACTCTTATCATTTCTTCAAAGGACAGGATCAGTAGGACATACAATTCACAAGGTGTAAAAAAAAGATCCCAAATTGTATTATTGTGTGCTTCTGTTACTTAGCCCCCACCACAAGCCCCCTTCTGATTCCTGgtagtaataaatatataaatattatatatatgatatttagatATGTGAATGTGATTATTAATACTTACAAAATCAggtaaaaaataatatcatacatatatagatatatacaaatatagatATCTTTTTTACACATAGTATATTTGAGTAAACCTTGCAAAGGAATCAAACATGAGTCACAGTTAACATTTACCAAATTTGCTAAAATTATATTCCTGAGAAATGCAAACTTGTAACCAAATAAATCCAAAAGTCTAGGATCTATGGAAATTTTGATCTGACAACAAATTTCAATGTACTGATTATTACCACATGATATATTAtgacatacacacatatacatacataatccGTGCATTTCTTCAAAAGTTTGACTATAAAGAtctactatatgtatatatctatatattccaAAACTgttatgtattaaatttaaaatatatatattgaaggacactaataatcaaatcaaatgacgtgacaacatatatatatatatatatataagagttgaaagttgaattcaattgattttgataCTGAGTTGgtacataaaaacaaaataaaacagcAAAATATGAAcagatatgtatgtatgtaacaACAATTAACGTAACAAACGTACAACACATGCAATAATGGAATTCACTGTCACGCACATAATAGTGATGTAGATAAATATTTCCATTTATATCGATTTACTTATTTGACAAAAGTAGCGGAATATCACTTTTTTGCTCAATTCGAAATACATAcgagtataatataataaaatatagtctttttatgcataaaataaaataggaaTATATAATGAACATATGATTGATTATATTACCTTTTGTAATGTAATGCAATGGATTTAGCAATCTGGAAAATGGaagatattataataataatatgaaactATGTTGTGAAAGTGTGATGAGGAGGTATGAGtgactgtgtgtgtgtgttgcttctgtgttttttatttaagtttcaTTCACGGTTTTGTTGAGGGAAATTGGGAGGACGAAAATGCCCTTGGGGTTTGGATAAATTTACGGAGATAGTTTTTCTGGATTTCAGGTAAGACCTGCGGATATCAAGAAacattaaaaagatttttgattAGTTTAATATTATGCACACCTCATTCTCGCTTACGACAAGTTCTTATCGAGAAATCTGAGCActgattatttttctttaaacccCCTGAAGTGTTGAATTGTGGTTGTTTGGGATGTTCACTATACAATGAACAACTCTATAAAAATCGCCATGATAAAAAGGAATAACGGTGAACatataaacattttataaaattactAATCACCCTGGTGTTAAGTTGTCTTGATATTATTACAAGATGTCTTAGGATTAATAAGATAATCTCAAATCATTAAAAGAGGTTTTAAGTTTAAACATTTCAAAAGTGACCAGAAAAGTTATTTGATACTAGTCGAATGTTTTGATTGTAACATATAGTCGGGTCAAAAGACTTGCTATCCTCAACTAACCTAAACAGAGAATACATTCGTTATTTACTTGTGTGAATGCTTTAGAATTCGTTTTTGAGTTGTCTATTTGTCTATTAAACACAACTATAcatctttttcatatatatagagagacgAGAGTcaactaatattttttataaatcttcttgcaatcatatataaaacaaattttagttAGTTGATTCTTTTTAAACATGACTACTAACTCATTACAAGTAGATTAATACATGCTACAGGTAAAATATTATGATGCATATAAAAGATTGAGAAACACATTCTATATCAAATATTGAATAAATTCTTAATTACAaagtgtttttacaaaataaatatgattTTGAAACTTATATTGTATATCATTAGCCCTTCTTAATTAACATGACAAAAGAATATTTCATAGCTAACATATATAACTAGTAGCCTAAGATCTCGACTAAAACACATTTGCATTTTTGTATTTCTGATATTCATTTGTCAAATTTTGTGTATTTTATAGGAATTTTTATTTATCACGATTTTAAAGAAAACtatgaaataaaatttgaaatgatAACAAATAAGGGGGTAAAAGTGAAATAATTGAACTTTTAAATGAGATGACAACGGGCAGCATGAACAATGGAAGGAAAAGGTTAAACTTCAGCCTTTGTgccattttctttattttatcaatCCGAGATAGAGAAATAATATGCATTGATATacaaaatactatatataatttagaaaTTCAAACATGTTAATTTTAATCCCAATAACAACAAAAGAAGGCATTAAATATCATGCAACAACTATTTAAACTTAAAACATATGTTAAAGTATATTTTATGGATTATTACATGTgaatgtaattaattatgacaaaatgtctatgttaagTAAAGATCTTATAAAATatctatgtaatgtaatatacTTTCAAATcatggttattggatgtactcGGATATATatggcaaccatataagctgtcacgtgtaagtttttgattggtcagatACATCCAATAAACggaatttgaaagttcattacatgacatagacattttataagatctttacataacataaacattttatcaTAGTTAGTTACGGTAAAAATCCCTATATTATCCATATATTTTATCCCTTCGATATATTCTCTTAGGATAAGTATCTTtgaatgtaataaactttgaacgaatgtgtatagtaggaaataactaaagttgtgtgtattgtatgtaaacaactcgaaaataatgtttattgtatgtaagaatatgtattcaaccaattaaaatcagacaagtggcacctctgtatggttgccacgtatgtttttttacatacaataaacattttttaaagttgtttacatacaatacacacaattttagttatttcctactatagatatTCGTCTaaaatttgttacattccaggatacgtATCCCTATTCTCTTGTCATTGTCATTATATTATATGAGACCCACTCAAATGTGGCCAAAATCTATCATttgaaataaaacttttttttttataactaattttatGCTAAGAAGTTCGACTACTTATCAATTTTCAAAGCAACAATTTGATTACtttttacaaagaaaaaaaacacttatatattttattgaaatTGAGTTGTTTAACTTCTACTTCTTGTAACGAATGATACTATCTTAGTATAAAGATCCCCTTTTGGTTCTTTAATGTGAGTGTCTTAATGCGGCAGTTTTTTGATAACCAGTAACTCAAACCGGGTcacaatcaatttttttaactataatatATGAGAAATGTCTAATTATGTTAACAGTTGCGGCTATAATTGTATTACGGTATAAAATatagttttccttctttttattttaaagcagCATGGTTGAATCAGTGGTAAACATCTTTGCCTCTGAAGACAGAAGTCATGGGTTCGATTATCATCctatgcaaaggttggagggcattTTCTAcgatttaggtagaaactggaagcagcctctctatttaggtagaggtaaggtctgcctatatcttaacctcccccataaaCCGTCGAAGTATTGAgactcaaaacccgcagaaggcgaCACTGAACAGTTAGTTAGttacttttcttcttttaattttgGGATATCCTGAATGTTTTTAACGTGTTTGGTGGATTGTTGTAGTAAGTAGTAACAAACAAATGAATTATAACTTTAGCATAACAATTTATGTATAACGTTAATGTATCAACTTTTTCAcattattctatttttaaaattttgagttaaTAAAAGAATACATAAATGTGAAGAATAGTCTAATATATTTAGAACATTAGATATTTAGAtgtattaaattttgaaatttttgaagatatataGTATATTCAAATCAAATTCTTATCTTTACGTTCTGTATAAGTTTGAAATCAATCACGGTAAAGGAACAAACACGATGGCACTTTGCGTTCTTTCACAAAATGATGCGACTTCTTCACAAAATGATGCATCATTGCATctatatattaacaatatgGACCCACATGAGTTGCTCCATGACGTATATTGtcctttttctttcctttttgtcCATTTTCGTATGAAATTTCAAATCAGGTATACcttattttctttgtttaatAGTTGACCCAATGAGGCATATACACTTAAAATTGACGTGGTACAGTGGCGGATCTAGGAATTATATTTATAGATGGCAACATTTTTTCATAGCGGTCAAATGACAAATATACACAGACATGATATCTAATGAGAAAAAAAAGCGATAAGCTGCCACATTAAAATAGATACAACAAATATAACAGAAAATAGCTtagtattttgttattaatggAAAACATATCAAGTAGAATTAAAACCACAATTCaataattcaaaatttataaactatgaCTAATATAGTTCATCTTTAACGAATTAATAACGCACCTATGACAACAAAAGTTATATACTCGGAAGCGAATTTAGTTGTTGCTCATAAAAGTAAACATGGAatagaataaattaaaaattattcttaTGATggtagttgaaaaaaaaaaacaaagttcaTCAAGActtaatgatataaaaagaaGCTTACCAAGACTTCAAAGGAGCAGCTTgtagttttatttagttttattgcATCCCACATCGATGCATAAGAGAAGCTCACCatgattaaaatattataagaaTTTAAAGCATTAAATTGTTAACCTTTCACCCAAAAGTTTAAAAGAAGTCGAGGGCCATAAGAATTTAAGCGGGGGCATAATAATAATTTGGGCTTAAAAGGTGAAACAAACCATTAGAGAATCAGTCATATATGGTTAGTTCATGAGAAGTTATTGGGGGCATTACCCCCCATAGATTACAAGGTACATCCGCTCCTGACGTGGTATTACTTTATCTTTCATAACAAATTTTCTATTCTGAGAAACAGCTCGCTTTTATCTGTTTAAATTAATCGTAAAGGATAACTTTTGACTTGTCTAGCCAATTTATTTTTATGACAGCTTAAAACCTTACTAGCAACCCGAAGACATTTACTATTAAGATTTGAACCTGACGTCTGATCATTAATTTGTCAATGTGtgtattttttctttctaacttTTCGCCTAATTTTTGCACCGATATTTAACCTCCCAAACATATTAGTCTAATAGGTAATATgtgtataaaataatagttcattaatttatataaatgtacATTTTAATAGCATATTATAAAAAGATCCACCTCGTTACTCGGCCTCCACACTTGTAAGTATTTATTCATGGCCATGCCAATGACACACATTCAATTATTTTCTATTGGACCCACTCACCGTTACCTATCTCCGTCAATCAACCTAACGGAAGGTAACATTTATGACACTTCAAACGTGAAATCTCCATTAAAACGTGACGTTCACCTGTCACACCGTATAAACTATAAGAGACACGgtaaatagtaatagtaataaatatataaacggCGGTTGTTGGCGGTGGTCTGACCGTTGTCAGTTGGTAGTGGTTACTGCGTGCGGCTTCAGTCCACTTTTGACGGATCATGTCCCATACATCTTTCGAACCTcctaaacattttttaattttctaaattatTTAACAAAGAGTTTGTTAATCAGGAAAGACTATTATAagttaatcatatatattttctagtAATCCAAATCATGCTCAAATTAATATTCCTagcttattaattaatttacatgaTGTTTGACTTGATTTTTActcttaataaaaatatattgactttACCTGTTAAGTTGAAtatcatttgataaatttattatatattcacGCAATGTAACGGGAAGTCGGGAACCATGCTTTACTTTGTagtcaaaaataaataacaatagtCGTGGATTGGAAATTGAAGTTCCAATTGAAAATGGAGAGTCTTCTACCTCACCGATGTAAATTTTATGGTTATCATATGATAGTCCTCAATTTGAAACTCGTACCTTCACTTAGGCTTAGAGCCGAATAACCCAACCTTGATAGAACTTAGCTATGCTATCGAGACGACATCTGTTTTAGTTGCagttaatttaattaacatgtgATAATATCGTGCATGCAcaatattttccttttttaaggAAATTATTATGTATTCTAACATGTCTATAACTCTATATATACATCCAAAATAGCCAAATGTTTAATTGGACCCACGTAGCCGCCTTTACGGAATTGCGGATCAGTTGCTTATCCCTTGATTTACTAATTAACTAATCGTTATGATTTTAATTAAGGGACCATAAGTCCATAACCACGCACGTctcaatatatattttgtctTGTATGTATGCTACCTGTCTCTTTTTTAGTGCCAAAGCCTAAAGACAAAGGTATATATTCGttattaagataagatatagAAAAGGTTTTGTTAACGtgtaattaataaatttattgcTTTCCAAAATAACTATGCCAATCTTTGATATATAgccactacaaataatattataacttatttacaataaaatataattaatctgGAGAAAAACAATATGACAAATTACATATGTAAGTCAGTATCTAAATTATGACGTTTTAAAACTTTAGACCTTTTAATGTGAATAAATTTAGACACACTTTTTGCTCAATATAGTTTACACATCTAAAGcataacaaatttttataatttgttcatGCTATCAGATTAAACGTATGAACAATTATAGTATTTATACTtaatactcctttataataattatcaccccctttatttttgaaaaatgttagaaaatGGTGATACAaagtactaaattacccttaataaacacccactaTGGAAAAGAGTTATTCGAGATTaacaaatttgcccttaattaattaatttacactttataaccttatctttttaatttattatctaagtccttatcttttgaaatattttcactattaccattacatcaacttacacagTTACATTACTCGATACCAATTGTCAACGTCATCACCACCTGTCACCGACCCCACTAAACCGTTGTGCTGTCACTGTcaccgcattgtgcgggtaccatgctagtttatGTAATGAGTATTAACAACCAATCAAGTGAAAAAGTATTCTGGTTAGAAGTTAAAGTTTtgctttaagaaaaaaaaaagtaaatagatGAGAATTAAGATTTTCACTCTTGAGTCATATAAAGGTAACTTAACGAAAGTATATATTTTCGTGATTTAGTTTCAAGAAGCTGATCTTATATAATCACAAATAGGAGACAATAGGTTTGGTTTGTAACTTGTAAGATCACTTTGTATTTTGGTTTTTGTAAACCTTATTATTCAAAAGAAATaccctttttttaaaagtaatttctATTCACAAACACCCGTACCCACAAATTGTTGCCGGCAACAAGTAATTAGATGACTGTATTATTTACAATTCCAAAATGGTTTCAATTTTCCTAACTAGTCAGTACAACATCTTGATCGATTCTTAAACTAAAAGAAGCTAGTTGTCTTTATCACTTGAAATGCCTTGTCGCCATTCATTTCCTCATAATTGaatcttttattatttcttgcATGCCATAAGCACCAACAAGTCACAAAAACAATGCCTTTGAAGATCGTCTTTATAATTTCTCCACGACCCAAATGTTTTTCAATCAATAGAAATACTTAGTTTTAAGAATCAGACTTTATGAGAGTGGATTATTAGGGGTTTTTTTCGAGAATCCTGAGTTTCATACCAGACATGCGTGGTTCAAGCACGACAGACTGTCCAATTGGATATAATTGTGGTGTTTCGAGTGCTAACTGCTAACTACTAAttcgctgttaaaaaaaaattattttatataataataatcacataaattatACAAGAATAAttgaatataataataataataataataataataataaacccgGAAACAACGGGCCATGACAGGTGGTCCGAGATGTCTTAATACATGATACGCATggaatttaatgaaattaaattacACACTCACCAAAACGTTCATCAACATTGTCCTAATTCCTATGTGCCAACTCCCTTTCCCTGTTTTCACTTTTATGGCcctcaaatataaaaaaatgaagtaatatccattttttattattatttttaaaggaTAAAAAAATGCATTATT
The sequence above is drawn from the Erigeron canadensis isolate Cc75 chromosome 4, C_canadensis_v1, whole genome shotgun sequence genome and encodes:
- the LOC122596704 gene encoding inactive protein kinase SELMODRAFT_444075-like → MGSMSKEDNMGKPGKGLDAAEKVVVAVKASKEIPKTALVWALTHVVQPGHCITLLVVLPAQTNGRKLWGFPRFSGDCASGHRKSYVGTSSDQKIDITDSCSQMILQLHDVYDPNKINVKIKIVPGSPCGAVAAEAKKIHASWVVLDKKLKHEQKRCMEDLQCNIVIMKKSQPKVLRLNLVGSPKKKDEADCPLPSTNPSSEKQAKNKSSSLDSIRGPVVTPTSSPEVFTATEAGTSSVSSSDPGTSPFIIPVRSNSLNKEKLLAGKQNQDHLESSSDSESEHLSSSSSSLRFQPWMVDLITSSCQSSQNREESSQRYSSLAQTSTSQDMFRRFSKLDRDSEHGSHRSDVEFNGNVREAISLSRNTPSGPPPLCSICQHKAPIFGKPPKWFTYAELEHATGGFSQANFLAEGGFGSVHRGVLPDGQAVAVKQHKLASSQGDQEFCSEVEVLSCAQHRNVVMLIGFCIEDGRRLLVYEYICNGSLDSHLYGRHQNPLEWAARQKIAVGAARGLRYLHEECRVGCIVHRDMRPNNILITHDFEPLVGDFGLARWQPDGDTGEETRVIGTFGYLAPEYAQSGQITEKADVYSFGVVLVELVTGRKAVDLSRPKGQQCLTEWARPLLEEDAIDELIDPCLGNSYSEEEVYCMLQAASLCIKRDPQLRPRMSQVLRILEGDMIMDSSQDVGNRSGRIYMDHQQSPMKETFEGGFSSKLFLDSVRPSYWQREKARRTSCEDRR